A genomic segment from Macadamia integrifolia cultivar HAES 741 unplaced genomic scaffold, SCU_Mint_v3 scaffold1600, whole genome shotgun sequence encodes:
- the LOC122064281 gene encoding uncharacterized protein LOC122064281 gives MDHVYDSLSSNDTNKRSKNQMWDSDMDRTLFEFLDAQVAEGNKSQNGFKDATYVQAAHVINSAHGLSVNKENIRNRVKSVKKVYRTLYAIANTSGFGWNSELKQLTYHEDSVWNSYILEHPEAKYYKNKKFEFFDIWENIFGEDFATGQWARNRKARDNDQNHSETRGGDPMNFDDNAMESNTNVVGGDSQDPRTSPVREGPSGNRYTPRPKKQKQSVDFDQLATIAEGIKDLAVALREPPKQPSPYQMDLTPILHAIREIPDISDVIASRSFEYLSANPVQANIFMSYDVSHRADFLWRHWHSQDPNG, from the exons atgGATCATGTATATGACTCTTTATCATCTAATGACACCaacaaaagaagcaaaaatCAGATGTGGGATTCGGATATGGATAGAACTTTATTTGAGTTCCTAGATGCCCAAGTTGCAGAGGGCAACAAGTCTCAAAATGGATTCAAGGATGCAACATATGTGCAAGCAGCGCATGTTATTAATTCTGCCCATGGATTGAGTGTTAACAaagagaatattcgaaatcgaGTAAAAAGTGTAAAGAAGGTCTATAGGACCCTCTATGCTATCGCCAACACTAGTGGGTTTGGCTGGAATTCTGAACTCAAGCAGCTGACATATCATGAAGATAGCGTGTGGAACTCCTACATATTA GAGCACCCCGAAGCCAAGTACtacaaaaacaagaaatttgAGTTCTTTGATATTTGGGAGAACATTTTTGGTGAGGACTTCGCAACTGGCCAGTGGGCTAGAAATCGAAAGGCACGTGATAACGACCAAAATCATTCAGAGACAAGAGGTGGGGATCCAATGAACTTTGATGACAATGCCATGGAGTCGAACACGAATGTGGTAGGTGGAGACTCACAAGATCCAAGGACATCACCTGTTAGAGAGGGGCCTAGTGGAAATCGATATACTCCAAggccaaaaaaacagaaacaaagtGTTGATTTTGATCAACTAGCCACCATTGCTGAAGGCATCAAGGATTTGGCAGTTGCACTTCGAGAACCACCCAAGCAACCAAGCCCTTATCAGATGGATTTGACACCTATCCTCCATGCCATACGAGAGATCCCTGATATTTCTGATGTCATAGCTAGTAGGTCTTTTGAATACTTGAGTGCAAATCCAGTGCAAGCTAATATATTTATGTCATATGATGTCTCACACAGGGCAGACTTTCTTTGGAGGCATTGGCATTCACAAGACCCCAATGGGTAG